A single window of Fischerella sp. PCC 9605 DNA harbors:
- a CDS encoding nuclear transport factor 2 family protein, translated as MLSSQLSQSVTVPEQFTIEGIAEPTILRYFQTLNAGEFDDTASLFADDGIMHPPFESGIVGKDAIASYLKQEAPDIKAYPRQGVSENLEEGTVQFQVTGKAQTSWCGVNVLWQFILNQQQQILYVKIKLLASPQELLNMRRD; from the coding sequence ATGCTTTCATCACAGCTATCGCAATCTGTTACAGTTCCAGAGCAATTCACAATAGAGGGAATTGCAGAACCAACCATCCTGCGTTACTTTCAAACCTTAAATGCAGGAGAATTTGATGATACTGCTAGCTTATTTGCAGACGACGGCATCATGCATCCGCCATTTGAATCTGGAATTGTTGGAAAAGATGCGATCGCTAGTTATTTAAAACAAGAAGCTCCAGATATTAAAGCATACCCTCGCCAAGGAGTCTCCGAGAATTTAGAGGAGGGTACAGTCCAATTTCAGGTTACAGGCAAAGCACAAACTTCTTGGTGCGGTGTCAATGTTTTGTGGCAATTTATCCTCAACCAACAACAGCAAATTCTTTACGTCAAAATTAAACTTTTGGCTTCTCCCCAAGAGTTACTGAATATGCGAAGGGATTAG
- a CDS encoding orange carotenoid protein N-terminal domain-containing protein, producing MTFTTDSAQTRFSRSFNYSNQPGDAVASTVAVFTSLSVDDQLAVLWYAYTEMGRSITPAATGAARLQLAEGLLNQIKQMSHPEQLQVMRDLAAKKNTQFTRSYGILSANTKLAFWYELSELMVKGFVVPMPSNYQLSRDGVQVLEALKELDFGQQITVFRKVVTEMGVDPLAD from the coding sequence ATGACATTCACTACTGATTCAGCACAAACTCGTTTTTCTAGATCTTTCAATTACAGCAACCAGCCAGGTGACGCCGTTGCATCTACTGTTGCTGTATTTACAAGCCTAAGTGTAGATGACCAGTTGGCAGTACTCTGGTATGCTTACACCGAAATGGGACGTTCAATTACGCCAGCTGCTACCGGTGCTGCTCGTTTACAGTTAGCCGAAGGTCTGCTGAATCAAATTAAGCAGATGTCTCATCCAGAGCAGTTGCAGGTAATGCGCGACCTGGCTGCTAAGAAAAATACTCAGTTTACTCGTTCCTACGGTATCCTGAGCGCCAATACAAAGCTGGCTTTCTGGTACGAACTATCTGAATTAATGGTTAAAGGCTTCGTCGTTCCCATGCCATCTAACTATCAACTCTCTCGTGATGGTGTGCAGGTATTAGAAGCGCTCAAAGAACTTGATTTTGGTCAACAAATCACCGTTTTTCGCAAAGTTGTAACCGAGATGGGTGTTGATCCCCTAGCTGACTAA
- the queG gene encoding tRNA epoxyqueuosine(34) reductase QueG, which translates to MNQFSGTSSSKVKQKALELGFHKVGIAAVDGVDDDTEAQRLQAWIALGYHADMEWMTSPKRQDIRLVMPEVRSLICVALNYYTPHQRPEGKEYAKISRYAWGRDYHKVMHKKLKALSSWLQELDEGIQARYYADTGPVQDKLWAQQAGIGWIAKNGNVIVREYGSWVFLGEVLTNLELTPDTPHTQHCGTCTRCIQACPTNAITSPFVVDANRCIAYHTIENRHEKLPETVTPHLQGWVAGCDICQDVCPWNQRFAHATDVAEFQPYSGNLAPKLIELAQISDSEWDKQFPASALRRIKPEMLRRNARANLDAFQQAQE; encoded by the coding sequence ATGAATCAATTTTCCGGAACAAGCAGTAGTAAAGTAAAGCAAAAAGCCTTAGAGTTGGGATTTCACAAGGTAGGAATAGCTGCTGTGGATGGGGTAGATGATGATACAGAGGCGCAGCGGTTACAAGCATGGATAGCGCTGGGTTATCACGCTGATATGGAATGGATGACTTCCCCCAAACGTCAGGATATTCGGTTGGTAATGCCAGAAGTGCGATCGCTAATATGTGTTGCTCTCAACTACTACACACCACATCAGCGTCCTGAAGGTAAGGAATACGCCAAGATATCTCGTTATGCCTGGGGACGAGATTATCACAAGGTCATGCACAAAAAGCTAAAAGCACTTTCCTCGTGGTTACAAGAACTAGATGAAGGTATACAAGCGCGTTACTACGCAGATACAGGCCCTGTGCAGGATAAACTCTGGGCACAACAAGCCGGAATTGGATGGATTGCCAAAAATGGTAACGTAATCGTGCGGGAGTATGGTTCTTGGGTGTTTTTGGGAGAAGTGCTGACAAATCTAGAATTGACCCCCGATACTCCCCATACGCAACACTGCGGTACTTGTACTCGCTGCATACAAGCTTGTCCTACAAACGCCATAACTAGTCCATTTGTGGTAGACGCAAATCGTTGTATTGCCTATCACACAATTGAAAATCGACATGAAAAATTACCAGAGACAGTTACACCCCACTTGCAAGGCTGGGTTGCTGGTTGCGACATTTGCCAAGATGTTTGTCCTTGGAATCAGCGTTTTGCACATGCAACTGACGTAGCAGAATTTCAACCTTATTCTGGGAATCTTGCACCTAAGCTGATAGAATTAGCCCAAATCTCCGATTCAGAATGGGACAAACAATTTCCGGCATCGGCGTTGCGGCGAATTAAGCCAGAAATGTTACGACGGAATGCCCGTGCTAATCTAGACGCATTCCAGCAGGCACAAGAATGA
- a CDS encoding HAD-IA family hydrolase — MTQKVIIFDFDGTIADTVDALVSIANRLAKEFGYVQITPEELALLRNLTSREIINYSGISLFKIPFLVKKVKEELKNKIPELEPIPGMKEALTLLKTEGHRLGIITSNSKDNVTEFLTINELNNLFEFIYSGVTIFGKTTIINNLLRQKQIGTEEVIYVGDETRDIEASKKANIKVIAVTWGFNSPEVLAKQNPNFLIHHPSELVEVINVS; from the coding sequence ATGACCCAGAAAGTAATTATTTTTGATTTTGATGGCACGATCGCTGATACAGTAGACGCTCTTGTAAGTATTGCTAACCGTTTAGCCAAAGAATTTGGTTATGTACAAATCACTCCAGAAGAATTGGCTCTGTTAAGAAACTTAACTTCTAGAGAAATTATTAATTACTCAGGTATTTCGTTGTTTAAGATACCTTTTCTGGTTAAAAAAGTCAAAGAAGAATTAAAAAACAAAATCCCAGAGTTAGAGCCAATTCCAGGAATGAAAGAAGCCTTAACCTTACTTAAAACTGAAGGTCATCGGCTAGGAATTATCACTTCTAACTCCAAAGATAACGTTACAGAATTTTTAACAATCAATGAATTAAATAATCTTTTTGAATTTATCTATTCAGGAGTTACAATTTTTGGCAAAACTACTATTATTAATAATTTATTAAGACAAAAACAGATCGGGACTGAAGAAGTCATCTATGTTGGCGATGAAACCAGAGATATAGAAGCGTCAAAGAAAGCAAATATTAAAGTAATTGCTGTGACTTGGGGATTTAATTCACCCGAAGTATTAGCAAAACAAAATCCTAATTTTCTAATTCACCACCCAAGTGAACTGGTGGAAGTTATAAATGTTAGTTAA
- a CDS encoding orange carotenoid protein N-terminal domain-containing protein, with the protein MTTNYNKSAPQALSEDTQKLVEAFNKLDTDAKLAWLYFVYEKMGDSITPAAPTAAEPELAPKLLRDYYELSDEQQLQIMREIVNCEDTEYSRAYGSIKENNQLFVWYAWAEAMGDQVVDMPEDYNASDTINNLLSQIEKQDFEEQMSVLRTITGQMGYSDVKPIETQAETGKTSSL; encoded by the coding sequence ATGACTACCAATTACAATAAATCTGCACCTCAAGCCCTCAGCGAAGATACTCAAAAATTAGTAGAGGCTTTTAACAAGTTAGATACTGATGCCAAACTAGCTTGGTTATATTTTGTTTATGAAAAAATGGGAGATTCTATCACTCCCGCTGCTCCCACAGCAGCAGAACCAGAACTAGCACCAAAGCTGTTAAGAGACTACTACGAATTGTCAGATGAACAGCAACTACAAATTATGCGGGAAATTGTCAACTGTGAAGATACAGAATATTCCCGTGCTTATGGTTCAATAAAAGAAAACAACCAACTATTCGTTTGGTATGCTTGGGCGGAAGCTATGGGAGATCAAGTAGTTGATATGCCAGAGGATTACAACGCCTCTGACACAATTAATAATCTGCTTTCACAAATAGAAAAACAGGATTTTGAAGAGCAAATGTCTGTATTGCGGACAATTACAGGTCAAATGGGTTACAGCGATGTGAAGCCCATAGAAACACAAGCTGAAACAGGCAAGACATCTAGTCTTTAA
- a CDS encoding ABC transporter ATP-binding protein has translation MDIQSKIQTIQSNIETPEIIRLENIFKIYGSGETEVRALNDVSLVIEQGEYCAIMGASGSGKSTAMNIIGCLDRPTSGHYYLDNLDVAQMDDTELAHIRNKKIGFVFQQFHLLSQLSALENVMLPMVYAGVNSGERRDRAAEALTRVGLEKRLNNKPNQLSGGQQQRVAIARAIVNHPVLLLADEPTGALDSRTTQEVLAIFGELNATGITVVMVTHEPDVARKTQRIVWFRDGEVVHSHMTPADLSHMAVS, from the coding sequence ATGGATATTCAATCCAAAATCCAAACTATTCAATCCAATATTGAAACACCAGAAATCATTCGTTTAGAAAATATCTTCAAAATTTATGGTAGTGGTGAAACGGAAGTAAGGGCGCTGAATGATGTCAGCCTAGTTATAGAACAGGGTGAATATTGTGCGATTATGGGAGCGTCTGGTTCTGGTAAATCCACAGCTATGAATATTATTGGTTGTCTGGATCGCCCCACATCAGGGCATTATTATTTAGATAACCTCGATGTGGCACAGATGGATGATACCGAACTGGCACACATTCGCAACAAAAAAATAGGGTTTGTCTTCCAGCAATTCCACCTCCTGTCTCAGCTATCAGCACTAGAAAATGTAATGTTGCCAATGGTGTATGCTGGTGTGAACTCTGGTGAAAGACGCGATCGCGCTGCTGAAGCACTGACAAGAGTAGGCTTGGAAAAACGTCTCAACAACAAACCCAATCAACTTTCAGGGGGACAGCAACAACGGGTAGCGATCGCCCGTGCTATAGTTAACCATCCGGTGTTACTGCTAGCCGATGAACCTACTGGCGCACTTGATTCACGTACCACTCAAGAAGTATTAGCTATATTCGGTGAACTCAATGCTACTGGTATCACAGTGGTTATGGTAACTCATGAACCAGATGTTGCCCGCAAAACACAACGTATTGTCTGGTTCCGTGATGGTGAAGTGGTACACTCACACATGACGCCAGCTGACTTGAGCCACATGGCGGTGTCTTGA
- a CDS encoding ABC transporter permease, with protein MNLVESMQMAGKTLLSNRLRSALTMLGIVIGNASVIAMVGIGEAGQKYVNQQLESLGPNVLFVIPGNRETQRISRETPKTLVLADAEAIATQVPTVAGVAPELNSRQVVTYRNRNTDVNIIGTTPSFLKVRDFETTKGRFFTDIDIKRNNQVVVLGAELAERFFGSSNPIGAQLRIKNGSFQVIGVLEAKGSSLGADYDEAALVPLTTSANRLVGENSPYGIALDYIVASARDANSVDAAEFQITNLLRLRHKINGEDDFTIRTQKEALQTVGQITSALTIVLAAIAAISLIVGGIGIMNIMLVSVTERTQEIGLRKAIGATQQDILLQFMIEAVILSAAGGLIGTAIGVGGIVLVGALTPLDAGISVVAIALTVGVSGGIGLFFGVVPARRAAKLDPIVALRSA; from the coding sequence ATGAACTTAGTAGAAAGTATGCAAATGGCAGGAAAAACCCTGCTGTCTAATAGGTTACGTAGCGCCCTCACTATGCTGGGTATTGTCATCGGCAATGCTTCGGTAATTGCGATGGTTGGCATTGGTGAAGCTGGACAAAAATACGTGAATCAACAGTTGGAATCCTTAGGGCCAAATGTACTGTTTGTAATTCCTGGTAATCGGGAAACTCAACGTATCTCTCGCGAAACACCAAAAACTCTAGTACTAGCAGATGCGGAGGCAATTGCTACTCAAGTGCCAACGGTTGCAGGAGTTGCTCCGGAGTTGAACAGCAGACAGGTGGTAACTTACCGTAACCGCAACACCGATGTCAACATCATTGGTACAACTCCTAGTTTCTTGAAAGTACGAGACTTTGAAACAACAAAAGGGCGCTTTTTCACAGACATAGACATCAAACGCAACAATCAAGTTGTTGTGTTGGGTGCTGAGTTGGCAGAAAGATTTTTTGGTAGCAGTAACCCTATAGGGGCGCAACTGCGAATTAAAAATGGCAGCTTTCAAGTTATCGGTGTGCTTGAAGCCAAAGGCTCTAGTCTGGGTGCTGACTATGACGAAGCAGCATTAGTACCACTAACAACGTCAGCTAATCGACTTGTGGGAGAAAATTCTCCCTATGGCATCGCCTTAGATTACATCGTTGCTTCGGCACGTGATGCCAATAGCGTGGATGCAGCAGAGTTTCAAATTACCAATTTGCTGCGCTTACGGCACAAAATTAACGGCGAAGATGATTTTACTATCCGTACTCAAAAAGAAGCACTGCAAACTGTCGGTCAAATCACAAGTGCATTGACGATCGTGCTGGCAGCGATCGCGGCAATCTCTCTAATTGTAGGCGGCATTGGCATCATGAATATCATGCTCGTCTCTGTCACCGAACGCACCCAAGAAATTGGACTGCGGAAAGCGATCGGTGCAACCCAGCAAGATATCCTGCTACAGTTCATGATTGAAGCAGTAATTCTTTCAGCAGCAGGTGGTTTAATCGGTACTGCGATCGGTGTGGGCGGTATTGTCTTAGTGGGAGCCTTGACACCATTAGATGCAGGAATTTCGGTTGTGGCAATTGCTCTGACAGTTGGTGTTTCTGGCGGTATTGGTTTATTCTTTGGCGTTGTTCCTGCCCGTCGTGCTGCGAAACTCGACCCAATTGTAGCGTTAAGAAGTGCATGA